In Acanthopagrus latus isolate v.2019 chromosome 16, fAcaLat1.1, whole genome shotgun sequence, one DNA window encodes the following:
- the LOC119004910 gene encoding uncharacterized protein LOC119004910, whose protein sequence is MKTAAETRLSLNSVRKHKMLIAVCFITLNVIMVSDSSPSNQVKQIPAQMFYKPQETAKITCSHSIQDYNVILWYKTSANRQLQLLGYMFGDSLSLSDQVHQSPADMFKQPGEEAKINCFHTSSTFDQILWYKQTNIQLQLLGYMYVSPTIEDGAGVRIEGSAKKGENCTLTIEGLKLSSSAVYFCAARLHSVCLGVEVHQTPPALIGRPGDKVQLVCSHKKTDFYLMQWYQKSPGDRALKRIGHVLHNNREYEESFREDFNITGDMSGTTAKNGSLFIYNLKAPEHSAVYYCAASDAQ, encoded by the exons atgaaaacagcagcagaaacaagactGAGTTTAAAttcagtcagaaaacacaagatgttGATCGCCGTCTGCTTCATAACCTTGAATGTTATCATGGTTTCAg ATTCCTCTCCAAGTAACCAAGTCAAACAGATTCCAGCCCAGATGTTCTACAAACCTCAAGAAACAGCCAAAATAACCTGTTCCCACAGTATTCAAGACTATAATGTAATCCTTTGGTACAAGACATCAGCGAACAGACAGCTACAGTTACTGGGATACATGTTTGGAGACA GTTTGTCTCTCAGTGACCAAGTCCACCAGAGTCCAGCTGATATGTTCAAACAACCAGGAGAAGAAGCCAAAATCAACTGTTTCCACACCTCTTCAACTTTCGATCAAATCCTCTGGTACAAGCAGACAAACATACAACTTCAGTTACTGGGATACATGTATGTTAGTCCAACTATAGAGGATGGAGCAGGTGTGAGGATAGAAGGCAGTGCAAAGAAAGGTGAAAACTGCACATTAACAATTGAAGGACtcaaactgagcagcagtgcagtttacTTCTGTGCTGCTAGATTACACA gTGTTTGTCTGGGTGTTGAAGTCCACCAAACTCCTCCAGCTCTCATCGGGAGACCTGGAGACAAAGTCCAGCTCGTCTGCAGCCACAAAAAGACCGATTTTTATCTCATGCAGTGGTACCAGAAATCCCCCGGAGACCGAGCTCTGAAACGCATCGGTCATGTAttacacaacaacagagaaTATGAAGAGTCTTTCAGAGAAGATTTTAACATCACTGGTGATATGAGCGGAACGACAGCAAAGAACGGCTCTCTGTTCATATACAACCTGAAGGCCCCTGAGCACAGTGCAGTGTATTACTGTGCAGCCAGTGATGCACAGTGA
- the LOC119004911 gene encoding uncharacterized protein LOC119004911 has protein sequence MDFIEHGLCSLLLILLSIRGLTDGSDVHQTDILWKDEGDSATMDCSHTKGNTYREMYWYRQLPEEGMKQIVFTTAYSDHQYESGFSADKFPATKKDAQTGSLTVERLLFNDSGVYFCAVREHSDTGLIDGNDVTQTPLLWMIEVFKLKNMDIIKHCLLILLLWITGLTAADDVTQDDILWKYKGENATITCSHTKGLDHIYMYWYRQLPGETMKQIVSIMANSNPDFQPNFSKEKFSVTKTKAETGTFTVKNVEPGDKGLYFCAVSQHSDTDA, from the exons ATGGACTTCATCGAACATGGTCTCTGCAGCTTGTTACTGATCCTGCTCTCGATAAGAG GTCTGACTGATGGCAGTGACGTCCACCAGACTGACATACTGTGGAAAGATGAGGGTGACAGTGCAACGATGGACTGCAGTCACACAAAGGGCAATACATATCGAGAGATGTACTGGTACAGACAGCTGCCAGAGGAGGGGATGAAGCAGATAGTTTTCACAACTGCATACAGTGATCATCAATATGAAAGTGGGTTCAGCGCTGATAAATTCCCAGCAACGAAGAAGGATGCTCAGACTGGATCTCTGACAGTGGAGAGGCTGCTGTTCAATGACAGTGGAGTGTATTTCTGTGCTGTGAGAGAACACAGTGATACAG gtCTCATCGATGggaatgatgtcactcagactCCTCTGCTGTGGATGATCGAGG TCTTTAAACTGAAGAACATGGACATTATCAAACATTGTCTCCTAATACTTCTGCTCTGGATTACAG GtctaactgctgctgatgatgtgaCCCAGGATGACATACTGTGGAAATACAAGGGGGAAAATGCAACAataacctgcagccacacaaagGGTCTAGACCATATCTACATGTACTGGTACAGACAGCTGCCAggagaaacaatgaaacaaatagTGAGCATTATGGCAAACTCCAATCCTGACTTTCAACCCAACTTCAGCAAGGAAAAATTCTCAGTCACCAAAACTAAAGCTGAGACTGGAACATTCACAGTGAAGAATGTGGAGCCAGGAGATAAAGGCTTGTATTTCTGCGCTGTGAGTCAACACAGTGATACAGACGCATGA
- the LOC119004458 gene encoding M1-specific T cell receptor beta chain-like gives MITGFTILTLFILCATDVSQSVLITQWPDYISSLPGGSAEMHCYQNDTDYNYLYWYRQQRGKAFQLIVYIVAGNPNYEEEFKSGFQAVSLKKKWSLTIQSLQGEDEAVYLCAASQSLCSYGEAHFGAGTKLTVLEPGINVTAPTVRVLKPCKSQKGNKTLVCVASGFYPDHVSVSWEIDDVVVNKKRVATDNAAVREDKYYNITSLLRVSEEEWYTEGKKFHCAVRFYDGSDYIYRNKTVLGKQKVLMNTEQYLATTRIATISYSVVIAKSCIYGAFVAVLVWKLQGSAGKQDD, from the exons ATGATCACAGGTTTCACCATCTTGACTCTCTTTATTCTCTGTGCTACAG ATGTTTCTCAGTCGGTGCTGATCACTCAGTGGCCCGACTACATCTCCAGTCTCCCCGGCGGCTCGGCAGAAATGCACTGCTACCAGAACGACACAGATTATAACTATCTGTACTGGtacaggcagcagagaggaaaagctTTCCAGCTAATAGTGTACATAGTAGCAGGCAACCCAAACTATGAAGAAGAATTCAAATCTGGTTTTCAGGCAGTGAGCTTGAAGAAGAAGTGGTCTCTTACGATACAGAGCCTTCAGGGGGAGGATGAGGCTGTTTATCTGTGTGCTGCCA GTCAG TCTCTGTGCTCCTACGGCGAGGCACATTTTGGAGCTGGAACTAAACTCACCGTTTTAG AACCAGGTATCAACGTCACTGCACCAACAGTGAGAGTGCTCAAGCCGTGCAAGAGTCAAAAGGGGAACAAGACCTTAGTCTGTGTGGCCAGTGGATTCTACCCGGACCATGTCAGTGTATCCTGGGAGATCGACGATGTCGTCGTCAATAAAAAACGCGTGGCGACTGACAACGCAGCCGTGCGGGAGGATAAATATTACAACATCACCAGCTTGTTGAGGGTCTCAGAAGAAGAGTGGTACACAGAAGGCAAAAAATTCCACTGCGCTGTCCGTTTCTACGATGGAAGTGATTACATCTATCGTAATAAAACAGTCTTGG GTAAACAGAAGGTCTTGATGAACACAG AACAATATCTGGCGACTACTCGGATTGCCACAATCTCCTACAGTGTTGTCATCGCCAAGAGCTGCATCTATGGGGCCTTCGTGGCGGTTTTGGTGTGGAAGCTTCAG GGTTCAGCTGGAAAGCAGGACGACTGA